From the Ochotona princeps isolate mOchPri1 chromosome 26, mOchPri1.hap1, whole genome shotgun sequence genome, the window ggacagctCAGCCAGCGGGGGAGAGCTCAACCAACGTGCCCAAGGCCCCTGAGAAGGACAGCCTTCCCACAGCGTGCCTTGCTTCCAGCAACCACTGCATGGTGGCAGGCGGCTGGTCAAGGACCCAGGACCAAGCCAGCAGGACAGCATAGGCCAGGACACGCTGTGTCTTGTGCCTGACCCACCCAGGGCCAGGGAGCCAATGTGAGGCCCACGGAACTGGGTGATGGATGACAGCGGCTTTCACCAGAGCCTGCCTACAACAATGCTGAACTTGGAGCTGCCAGCCTGGCTTTCATCAATCATTTCTTAGAAACATGGATCCAGAAACGTGGTCTCAGCTCTTCTAGAACACCGTCCCAGAGACCCAGAGTCTGCGCCGTGGCTCCCAGGGAAAGTAACCCACAGGGCAGCCATCAGAGCAGCTGCCAACCGGCTGTCTTCGCACAGGTCAAAAGCAGCAGGAAAGTGGACAGCTAAGGAGAGCAGAGCCACTCCTAAGCCTTCCCTCACCGTGACACCACGGCCACTCCTAAGCCTTCCCTCACCGTGACACCACGGCCACAGAAAATCCCCCAGAACACACTCAGCCGACAGGGCCAGCACAGCAACAAGTCCACAGTGGCAGCCTGAGCTGCACAACCGAGCCGTGCACCTGCAGGGGCGACTCCCGGGTCAACTGCTGGACAGACAGAGCAGCGACCCGCAGAGGGGCCGGGgccagggggcagagctgggcggCACCCAGGGCCCGCTGCGCCCACATGTGTGGGGCCAGAACCTCGGCCTCCTGCCCGTGGCGTCTCCTGGCCTGCCTGCGCGTTGGGGCGCTGCAGTTGGCAACACGCAGGGGAACTCCAGAGGAGGGTTAGTGACTGACCCCACATGCATGGGATGCCAAGTTACGGCTAGGCTTTGAAGAGCAGGGCAGCCCAAAgaggagagagtcagagaggcagAGGCGGCAGGCGGGCTGAGAGCTGCGGCCACCCGGCAGGGCGTCGCGGGCGGCGGGCGTACTTACCCCGTTCCACTCTACGCTCATACTCACTTCCTCCCCTCCGTCAGGGCCACTCTCGTACTTGACCACGTCCATGTTGAGGCTCTCCCGGCTCCGGTGCTTCTCCATGTTCTCAGGGTCACTGAGCACTTCAGccactctctgcttgtgggcaCTGTCAAGACCCTGCGAGCCAGGGCAGAACAGTGCGACACTGGCGCTTGCTGGAGTCCACACTCACCGGCACATCAGAACCCCAATTCCAGAACAGGACGCACTGGCCCCGCCCGGGGACGGAGTCCGTGGGCTCCTGTGCGTCCTGCGGACTGTGCAGGGCCGAGCAGCCTGTGTGAGCCGGCCAccacgtgcctgggaaaacagctcaagatggcccaggtgtcgAGGCCCCACATGCAGCCGACCcagagccccagctcttgcagcccCCTGGGGGtcgaccagcagacagaacatcggtctctccctctaactctgccttccaaaatacaagaaatatttattttaagaaatcgTAAAGTGACTTGGCTGGCGAGCCGAGGGAAGGGAAGGATCAGTGGAAAGTTGAGGGCACAAGCCTGCCAGGCAACGGGGCGCTGCCTGCTCCGTGAGCCTCTCAGAAGCCTCCCTCAGCACAGCGCCACGGGAGCGCACGAGACTGGCTCACTCGTTATTTTAGCAGtgcagctttttttaaagattcttttatttgaaaggccaactcacagagagaagaaaatgcagaaagatctttcattcactggttcaccccctcaagtggtcacaatagccagagctcagccaatacaaagccaggagccaggagcttcttccaggtctcccacgcacgtacggggtcccaaggctttgggccgtcctcatctgctcttccaggccacaggcagggagctggatgggaagtggagcagccgggacatgaactggcgcccaaacaGGATCGCACCAGCACGTGTAagggaggacttaagccactgggctactgcaccgggcccttcaacacttcttttaaatttttatgtttcattttttgtttgtttgtttgttctttaaagatttatttatttttattggaaagtcaaatatatagaaagaggaggagagactgagaggaagatcttccgtcccatgattcactctccaagtgagcgcaacgggtgGAGCTAcgtccatctgaagccaagagcaaggaacttcctccaggtctcccacacaggtgcagggtcccaagattttgggctgtcctcaactgctttcccaggccacaagcagggagttggatgggaagtggagctgccaggatttgaaccgctgctcatatgggatcccaacgcattcaaaacgaggactttagccactaggccacggcaccaggccctaaatttttatgttttaaagaatcatttattttgaaagagttactgaggGCATGGCACaatcacctagtggctaaatcctcgccttgaatatgccaggatcccatatgggtgccagttcaggcctggctctacttcccatccagaaacCCGTTtgtgacctggggaggcagtcgaggaaggcccaaaaccttaggaccctgcacccgtgtgggagacctggaagaggctcctggctcctggctttgtgttggctcagctgtggccattgcagatgcgtggggagtgaatcaacagacagaggatctttctatagctgcctttccaattgaaGAATAAATTTTTCAAAGTGGATCTTTAGGGGAAAACATgcctgtttaaaaaagaaagagttactgagaaagaaatggaaaaacagaggaagagatcttccctccactgcttcactcctcaggcGGCCATGAcagcatgacagccagggctgggccaggagccagagcttcactTGCGGCTCCCAcgtggccgtcctctgctgctttcctgggcacactggcaggaagctgggctgggaacagagcagccagCATACAAACTGGCGGCCACCCATATGAGAAGCTGCGACTCACGCTGGCCCAATGTCACACTTCTAGGAACTGGCCAGTAACTCACAGAAGCTTTCTAACAGCAAATGTCCCCACACGGGGCAGGATGGTGCCAGCGCAAAAGCCTGAGGGAGCCGCTGGCTCAGCTCCGGGGCCACGAACCAGACAATGgaacatctttccctctctgcttctgtaaatctgcctttccaataaaaataagtaaattttaaaattgttttatttgaaaggcagtgtttcaCAGAGACAATCTGCCACATGCTCTTCCCGTCCAGACGGTCACGCCAgctgctgggccagtccacagacagagctggggtggacattcttccagatctcccacgtgcaGGGACCCCGGAACTGGGGCCATtctgtgctgcttccccagcagcagggagtcaGATGCACAGTGGGGCAGCTGCGACTCTAACTTgtacctctatgggatgccagcaatgcaggtggCAACCTTACCCAGTGACTCCAGCTTACGGACACACTGTGCAGGTGGCATCCCCTGACATGGTGGGGACCCCACCCACCTCCAGCAGCCAAGGGAGACCCCACCCACCTCCAGCAGCCATGGGAGACCCCACCCACCTCCAGCAGCCCAGCCATTGCGGCACTGAAATATTGCGGCACTGAAATATTGCGGCACTGaatgaatgaaccagaggatggaagatgactCACTCcataattatgcctttcaaattaatcattcttttaaaaaattaaattcaaaattcAGGGGTAGGCACTGGTTACAGAAACACATTCTGTGTCAGTATCAGTGCAaggcccagctcctccacttccgctccagctgcctgttaatgtgcctgggaggcagctggggatggcccaaggccttgggtccctgtcaccctctgTCGTGGGGGACCCAGGGTGACCAGGCTGAGTGCTGGGCTCACGGCTCCAGCCCACCCAGGCCCAGTAGGCACATTCCCACTGCCTGCACCTTGCAGGTGGAAAGCCAGCAGTAGAGAGTCCCAACAGCCTGTGTGAGGCAAGCCCACTCACCTGCTTGCGTGACCTCATGGCCGCTTCCTCCAGCGTCTCGGCAGCTTCAAACTTCCCTTGGCGTCTATAAAGAGCTCCGAGGTTTTTCAGAGTGGTGGTGACTGTGGGACTGCAAAAAGGCACAGGGAGACACGGTCAACACAAGCTTTGCGCAGCCCAAGGACACACAGGCGTGCGGTCAGCACGTCAGCACACACGGGGCCTCCCGACGCCAGCAGTCCCAGCAGCGAAGCTCTAAGAGTTGCTTGGCCCAGCGGCCCCACCACCCAGTGCTGGCCACAGGAGCCGCAGAGGCACGCCCTGGCCACCACACTCTCCTACCTGTCAACTTTGCAGGCTTTGTACCAGCCGCCATACTCCCCAAAAGCCGCTCCAGCCTTCTGCTTCCCCTGCGTCACAACAGACGGCGGGCATGAGGTGGTGGGCGCCAGGGCACTAGGGCCTCCCCCGGGCCCCCCTTACCTTGCTCTCCTCTCGTTCCTCAGCATGCATCCAGATGGGCTTGTTCTCACCTAGGGGAGAAGGGGTGCTCAGAACCCAGAGCCCACGGAGCAGCGAGGCCTCAGCGACCACGCTCCAGGCTGGCTCTGTTCCTTGCAGGATCCTTTctggacatttttctttttatgcttaTCTATTCAATTGAAAGTCAGTCCCAGAgagagaacagccaggactcgaaccagcacccatatgggaagacaGAACAGCAGACGGCGTCTTAACCCCCTGCGGCATGGCACCGTTCAGGACATTGCTTCTTACAGTCCACAGACCAAGTTCTCACTGCAGAGGGCGCCCTTGAGTCAGACAAGGATACCAAGGGACAAGCAGCCAGCCGCCCGGTCCAGCACCAAGGACACTGAGTCAGCACGGCCTGACAAACACTAGGGCCTGGGATGGAACATCTTAAACGCCAGAGACTCGCAGAACACCAGGAGATGTCTAGAACTTTGGTAACCCACCACTGAACCTTTCATTGACAAAAAGTAGGGACTTTGGGAGCAAAATGGTATAAATCCAGATTCTCTTAAAGGGCCACCTCACTGACGCACATCAGTCTCTTGAGTTCCTGAACAGCCATGTCGCAAGCCACAGTAATGCGTGTGACAACACAATGGCCCCTCAGCCAGAGGGGACGCAGCAGCACCCAGGGCCGCACGGACAGCAGGCCTCCCGGGGACAGGTGTCTGGCCTGCAGCCAAGAAGCCCGAGCAGTTGGGCTGAGTCCTAACACCCTGGAAcgtagcaagtgatggctcaagccgcTGGGGGCCCAGCATCTGTGCGGATGTGGACTGAGCTCCCAGCACCAGCATGGGGAGTGGGCGGCGCCAGGAGGGAACAGCATCGGTGGGAGCACTCCGTCTCTGCACAGGATGGCTGGGCAAGTGAGGAGAGCAGCGACTGACACATGAGCTCCCACCCCACCACGACTGTACAGGTGCCACGTCACAAAAGCACgcccaaaaaaagaagaaaacttgcttatttgaaggaaaacaagagagaggttttgtctgctggttcccgTCCCAATGGCGACCCAGCCTGGTCtcggccagaccagagccaggaggcaggagccgcCCTGTGGTCTCCGACCCTGGCCTTGAGGCTCTGAGCCGGCTTTCCCAGGACAAGCAGTGCCTGAGCTCACAAGCGCCGCCTGCACTGTGAGCATGCCAGCACGGCTGTTGCTTGGCGCACGGATGGCCCGCCCACCCTAGCAAGGCAGGCCTGGCTAGCCTAGGTCTTCACAGTTAGATGAAGAATAACTCCAACCCAGGAAAAATGGCTTTTAGCAAGAGCCCACATAACAACACACAAGTacttttagcagaaagctgctggcATGGAGACACCTCCATGCTGACAACGGAGCACAGGAAGGGGACAGGCCGCCGCCAGGACTCGGTCAGAGCGGGAGTCCAGGCCCTGCAGTGCCAAGTGCCGTTCCAGGCGAGGCGACAGCCccagaggcagggctgctgccccTGCAAGAGGCGCACAGGCCGTCCCTGCTGCAAACTCTCTACTCTCCCACTGGCACACCTGAACCCTCTGGTGGGGCAGGCTCAGCCCACGGGGCAGGCTCAGCCCACGGGGCGGGCTCAGCGTGGGGCAGGCAGGCTCAGCCCACGGGGCAGGCTCAGCTCGGAACAGGCACCGTGGCAATCTCCCCAGGGAGCTGAGATGGCAGGCCTGGGCTGAAGCAGGGTAGAACCCGAGCTGGGTCCCCCACGAGCCATCACCTCTTCCTCCAGGGTGGGCACTGCAGGGAGGCAGCCATCCTGCCTGGGCAGAGGCGAGGCGTGCTTACCGTCTACAGAGCCAAACTCCCTCTCGTGCGCACGTGTGAGAATCTCCTTGTACAGCGTCTCGGCCTGCTTGAACTTCCCCTGCTTCAGGTAGCAGGAGGCCTGCAGACAACACAGGACCACAGTGCCCGTCAAGCGCGTGCCCGTCGACCGGCGGTCCGGCCTGGCTGGCTGGGCCCGCCACTCACCAGGTTGTTCTTGGTCTTGGCCACGTTGGGGTCGTCGGGGCCCAGCTGGGTCTGGTAGATCTCGAGGGCCCTCTGGTAGTAGTACTCCACCTCGTCGTACTTGCCCTGGTTCTGGCACAGCAAGGCCAAGTTGTTCAGCTGCTTGGCGACATCGGGGTGGTCCTTGCCCAAAACCTAGGGGCCAACGCAGAAGCAGAAACACACGTTTGCTCCTCCGCCAGCCCACCCAGCTGCACCCCCATCACATTTTCTAGACCTTTCTAGGATTTAGAAGCATCTGTCCCCTCCTGTGTCACACACTGCGAAGAATAACAACCAGAATCTTTTCaactctcattttaaaaaaggaggtCATTTACTCATTTGCAAGTTAAGGCTACAGAGCAGAGAGGCTCCCTCTGGTGGTCCACTCCCCACAGTGACTCCACCAGCCCAGGCAGGAGCCTGGCATGCCGAACGGGGTTCCTGGTTCACACCAACCCTTCACATGAGCAGGACCAGTGGGAGCAGTGCGGAGCGGCCCGGCCGAGCCAGCCCTGCACGGGGCACCCCAGCCCTGCGCCCGTGAAGGCCCGACTCCACAGCTGCTCTTCTGTCAGCCACCTTCACCCTCCGTGCCCCTCACGGCAGAgggaccagtggacagaagccgtctctcctctctgtaaatctgccttttcattcaAAATAAGTCTTTCTTAAGAATTTCAATTTTGTAACTAGCttttttcacttttcctcttCCAATCCCTTGCCATGTATCCCCTCGCcgggccaggccccgccccttcaTCAGACCCCGCCCCTCCCATCAGGCCCTTcctgcctggccccgcccccaggccccgccccacccGAGGCCCTGTCCCGTTTGCCTGGCCCGCCCTCCCCGCTCCTGGGACAGGCCCCGCCCCTTcaccaggccccgccccgcccctcgccCACCTTCTCTCGGATCTCCAGGGCTCTCTTGCAGAGCGGTTCGGCTTCCTTGTACTTCCCTCTTTTACCATAAAGTACGGCCAGGTTGTTCAGGGTCGCCGCCACCTGCCAACACAGGAGGCCACTCAGCATAGCCACGGGCCGGGCGGAGCATGCACAGGTCACAGAGGAGGACGACTCAGGGAACAGGAAGACAGCTTCGCCGTAACACAGGTGACACACAAGCTAGCAGTGAACGAATCAACACCAACaggatcttgattttttttcatttctctggaaGCCACAAAGCCAACCAAATAGATCTATTTGCAAATCTCAGCagattgtaataaaaatataaatgcttGAGGAGAAAATTTATAGAGGTCCATGCAATGTGATTTCTGATCGGCTGAGAGGTGGCTGGGCAGGCAGCGCGGGCCGCGGGCTGGACTCCACAGCCCTGGCCTCCTACCTCAGCGCACAGTGGCTCCTAAGCTTCCCTGTGGAGTTCAACACTACAGTGAGTCGGACACAAAGCATCGGGGAGAACAAGACGGAGCGAGCGGGGGCAGGTGCACAAACCGCGGGGTGGTCTTTGCCCAGGGTCTTCTCCCGGATGGCCAAGGCATCGTTGAGCAGGTTGGCCGCGTCTTTGTACTTGTTCTGATCCCTACGGCGGAAAACACGCAGCAAGTGTTGCTAGAGCTTTTAAAAACCACTTTGCAACTTCGAAAATAAGAGACTTAAGTTACAAAAACCAGAAAACTACTgttggggaggggagactggcAGGCGAGGTGGGTACCGGGAGCAGATCTGATGGCGGCCTCTTTCTGGTCGCCCACTTGGCCCACTGACACTGGTCACCTCACGCAGCGCCGCCAACAGGCACAGACCAAGGCTGTGTGCAATGAGGCAGGCCCATGTTGGTCagactcagttcctggctcccaccaaTGGCCTTCCCGTCCTGGTCCCAGGCCTCCTGTGTGCACCAACTGTATGACCTAGCCAATGTGGAGACCtcaggagggaaagggaggggcccagtgtggtagcctagtggctggagtcctcgccttgcatgtgccaggattccatatgggtaccggttcatgtgccagcagccccgcttcccatccagctccctgcctgtggcctgggaaagcagtcaaggacggcccaaagccttgggaccctgcacccgcgtgggaggctcagaagaggctcctggctttgtatcggctcagctccggccgttgcgctcacttggggagtgaatcatcagatggaagatcttcctctctgtctctcctctctgtatatctgactttgcagtaaaaataagtaaatcttaaaaaggaaccAAGGCAAACGCAGTGCAGTGTCTTCGTCTGGCATCCATTTGCCAGTGGCCCCCAAGGTGGCTTCCACCAGCACCCAGCAAGGCCCTGCCCTGCACGCCCAGGAAGGGACCAACAGGTTTGCTGAACCTCTGGAGCCCCAAACtcagctttgctttgtttctaatGAATTAATTTGAAACATAGTGACCAAGATCTGGCACGCTCAGGTTCACTGCCGGAATGCCCACACGGCCAGGGCTGCGCCAGAGTAGGACCCGGGGACTCTGGCCGgctttcccactgctttctccaTGTCAGTAAGGAGCTG encodes:
- the KLC1 gene encoding kinesin light chain 1 isoform X7; protein product: MHDDMSTMVYIKEDKVEKLTQDEIISKTKQVIQGLEALKNEHNSILQSLLETLKCLKKDDESNLVEEKSNMIRKSLEMLELGLSEAQVMMALSNHLNAVESEKQKLRAQVRRLCQENQWLRDELANTQQKLQKSEQSVAQLEEEKKHLEFMNQLKKYDDDVSPSEDKDADSSREPLDDLFPNEDDDPGQGIQQRHSSAAAAAQQGGYEIPARLRTLHNLVIQYASQGRYEVAVPLCKQALEDLEKTSGHDHPDVATMLNILALVYRDQNKYKDAANLLNDALAIREKTLGKDHPAVAATLNNLAVLYGKRGKYKEAEPLCKRALEIREKVLGKDHPDVAKQLNNLALLCQNQGKYDEVEYYYQRALEIYQTQLGPDDPNVAKTKNNLASCYLKQGKFKQAETLYKEILTRAHEREFGSVDGENKPIWMHAEEREESKGKQKAGAAFGEYGGWYKACKVDSPTVTTTLKNLGALYRRQGKFEAAETLEEAAMRSRKQGLDSAHKQRVAEVLSDPENMEKHRSRESLNMDVVKYESGPDGGEEVSMSVEWNGMRRTKLGLVK